In Acidobacteriota bacterium, the following are encoded in one genomic region:
- a CDS encoding flagellar biosynthetic protein FliR, which translates to MATPLESFYQPLAEAAGLRHGLFDSAALFTLALARWVPVFTVAPFLGSRSAPAPVRMGFAIVMALFLLPWMSSQAPAPLNLDNLAWWVLLLRELALGLLLGFVSGLVFWGGEAGGRFIDSVRGTTVANTLLPQTRVQSSLLGGFYFQLLIVLFMLVGGHRWFLAGMFDSYRLLPPFSEAALGNIVGGLINATADVLVIGVKMIAPALAVVMMLDLVLGVANRMAPQLDVFFVSLSLKSALGALAIGLSIYFIAAIANDRFVQQQHTLDELVERLATPAEAP; encoded by the coding sequence ATGGCCACTCCCCTCGAGAGCTTCTACCAGCCCCTGGCGGAAGCCGCCGGCCTGCGTCACGGACTGTTCGACAGCGCCGCCCTCTTCACCCTCGCCCTGGCGCGCTGGGTGCCGGTCTTCACGGTGGCTCCATTCCTCGGCTCGCGCAGCGCCCCGGCGCCGGTGCGCATGGGGTTCGCGATCGTGATGGCCCTCTTCCTGCTGCCCTGGATGAGCTCTCAGGCGCCCGCACCGCTGAACCTCGACAACCTCGCCTGGTGGGTGCTCTTGCTGCGCGAGCTCGCCCTCGGCCTGCTGCTCGGCTTCGTCTCGGGACTGGTCTTCTGGGGCGGCGAGGCCGGTGGGCGCTTCATCGACTCGGTGCGCGGCACCACCGTCGCCAACACCCTGCTGCCGCAGACCCGGGTGCAGTCGTCACTCCTTGGCGGCTTCTACTTCCAGCTCCTCATCGTGCTCTTCATGCTGGTCGGAGGCCACCGCTGGTTCCTCGCCGGGATGTTCGATTCCTACCGTCTGCTGCCGCCGTTCTCCGAGGCCGCCCTCGGCAACATCGTCGGCGGACTGATCAACGCCACCGCCGACGTGCTGGTGATCGGGGTCAAGATGATCGCCCCGGCCCTGGCGGTGGTGATGATGCTCGATCTCGTTCTCGGAGTCGCCAATCGCATGGCGCCGCAGCTCGATGTCTTCTTCGTCAGCCTGTCCTTGAAGTCGGCCCTCGGCGCCCTCGCCATCGGTCTGTCGATCTACTTCATCGCCGCCATCGCCAACGATCGCTTCGTCCAGCAGCAGCACACCCTGGACGAGCTGGTCGAGCGCTTGGCGACGCCCGCGGAGGCACCGTGA
- a CDS encoding EscU/YscU/HrcU family type III secretion system export apparatus switch protein: MSSEQKTEKPTPRRLREARKKGQASFSRDANGVVIYLVGILAVFALGGGLLELFRRSWTDLVAVTAQDHLGVDVLQAFLVEALRAVPTLLAPMLLAVLVAGVVAGFAQTQGLFSFHPLKPELKKLSPMKRLKQIFSARGLMEFLKTLLKLAAIVVVAYLAIWSAMAVILRLGLAGPPEIFQVVGSVAQGFLIGVGVVFFCLGAVDLLFQRWQFQRDQRMGKHEVKREHKDTEGDPLIKNQRRVLQAEMTQQDLSRAIQAADAVVVNPTHLAVALLYDKERVPAPLVTVKGRDRVAQRIKDFARRHGTPVVRDVPLARALFETEEGDLVPRDLYAAVAEVLMFVYRLRRSTA, translated from the coding sequence GTGAGCAGCGAGCAGAAGACCGAGAAACCGACGCCGCGTCGACTGCGCGAAGCGCGCAAGAAGGGCCAGGCCTCGTTCAGCCGGGACGCCAATGGCGTGGTCATCTATCTGGTCGGGATCCTGGCCGTCTTCGCCCTCGGCGGTGGCCTGCTGGAGCTCTTCCGGCGTAGCTGGACGGACCTGGTGGCGGTCACCGCCCAGGATCACCTCGGGGTCGATGTGTTGCAGGCCTTTTTGGTCGAGGCGCTGCGCGCGGTGCCGACGCTGCTGGCGCCGATGCTGCTGGCAGTGCTGGTGGCGGGGGTAGTGGCGGGCTTCGCCCAGACTCAGGGCCTGTTCTCCTTCCATCCGCTCAAGCCCGAGCTCAAGAAGCTGAGCCCGATGAAGCGCCTGAAGCAGATCTTCTCGGCCCGTGGGCTGATGGAGTTTCTCAAGACGCTGCTCAAGCTGGCCGCCATCGTGGTGGTGGCCTACCTCGCCATCTGGAGCGCGATGGCTGTGATCCTGCGCCTCGGCCTCGCCGGGCCGCCGGAGATCTTCCAGGTGGTGGGAAGCGTGGCGCAGGGCTTCCTGATCGGCGTCGGGGTGGTGTTCTTCTGCCTCGGGGCGGTCGATCTGCTGTTTCAGCGCTGGCAGTTCCAGCGCGACCAGCGGATGGGCAAGCACGAGGTCAAGCGCGAGCACAAGGACACCGAGGGCGATCCCCTGATCAAGAACCAGCGGCGGGTGCTGCAGGCGGAGATGACCCAGCAAGACCTGTCGCGGGCGATCCAGGCGGCGGACGCCGTGGTGGTCAACCCGACCCACCTTGCGGTCGCCCTGCTCTATGACAAGGAGCGGGTGCCGGCGCCGCTGGTGACGGTCAAGGGGCGCGATCGGGTGGCGCAGCGGATCAAGGACTTCGCCCGCCGGCACGGCACGCCGGTGGTTCGCGATGTGCCTTTGGCCCGCGCCCTGTTCGAGACCGAGGAGGGCGACCTGGTGCCGCGGGACCTCTACGCCGCCGTCGCCGAGGTCCTGATGTTCGTCTACCGCCTGCGTCGGTCGACGGCCTGA
- a CDS encoding TonB-dependent siderophore receptor, giving the protein MNRVRGVFPLLLAFVLGASPLALAQEADTDTDDEPKPPVEKIEEELVVVGELPKSEPSISATPILETTRSLSIETADAFRDRGALTLADVLEYTAGVDSNTFGPATRIDSARIRGTSASEYRDGQQIRFGFYNNTRTDIYTLEQVEVLKGPASVRFGKGTPGGLLNMVSKLAGANKSNEILVDFGTQSRGQVAADFNRQLGENFYVRAVGIYRDADHFVDEVTDDALIIMPSLTYDNGRSRVTLLYEYQDRESDTSSQFLPLTGTGCVDGDVTIVPSAVCVNADGRRIDSDTYHGEPGFNLFDTRSDNLTLIASHQLTDQVSLSGTVRRQEGEADYWQAWIDFLGTGVPRIRDTGLATRTIYRSDASSEQTAADVRARFSFKTGALQHELYIGAAYQDVTIDNALIFLRGQDVIDPFNPTFDGVPAIFFDPGNLSDPNPSTTEDSGFYFSDLISVDRWFFNLGARYDEVETVAATTQTDDATSLSVGVGYSFDNGLTPYASYAESFEPVIGTDGFTGNPLKPREGEQVEVGVKYDLAGGNTYLAVAYFETEESNLPNPAALIGQPNSQQEGIATTEGFELELLTQLGPLTIEGNLSLLDTEDANGLPFPSIAEDQVSTWIRYRPRSSWWNAFSFGFGARYLGERESNGFSSVLGPVRVVTDETVLLDALLAYDAADWRFTLNARNLTDEDYYGTCLARGDCFPGAGRSVVGRIGYRF; this is encoded by the coding sequence ATGAATAGAGTTCGAGGCGTTTTTCCGCTCCTCTTGGCCTTCGTGCTGGGAGCGAGCCCGCTGGCCCTGGCCCAGGAGGCCGACACCGACACCGACGACGAGCCGAAGCCACCGGTCGAGAAGATCGAGGAAGAGCTGGTGGTGGTCGGGGAGCTACCGAAGTCCGAGCCCTCGATCAGCGCGACGCCGATTCTGGAGACCACCCGCTCCCTGTCGATCGAAACGGCGGATGCGTTCCGCGATCGGGGCGCCCTCACCTTGGCCGATGTGCTCGAGTACACGGCGGGCGTCGATTCCAACACCTTCGGGCCGGCGACGCGGATCGACTCGGCGCGCATCCGCGGTACCTCGGCGTCCGAGTATCGCGATGGTCAGCAAATCCGTTTCGGCTTCTACAACAACACCCGCACGGATATCTACACCCTCGAGCAGGTCGAGGTCCTCAAGGGGCCGGCGTCGGTGCGCTTCGGCAAGGGCACGCCGGGCGGGCTGCTCAACATGGTCTCCAAGCTGGCCGGCGCCAACAAGTCGAATGAGATCCTGGTCGACTTCGGAACCCAGTCCCGCGGCCAGGTCGCGGCCGATTTCAATCGCCAGTTGGGGGAGAACTTCTACGTCCGGGCGGTCGGCATCTATCGCGACGCCGACCACTTCGTCGACGAGGTCACCGACGATGCCCTGATCATCATGCCGTCGCTGACCTACGACAACGGGCGGTCGCGGGTGACCCTGCTCTACGAGTACCAGGATCGCGAAAGCGACACCTCGTCCCAGTTCCTGCCGCTCACCGGCACCGGCTGCGTCGACGGCGATGTCACCATCGTGCCCTCCGCGGTGTGCGTCAACGCCGACGGCCGGCGTATCGACAGCGACACCTACCACGGCGAGCCCGGTTTCAACCTGTTCGATACCCGCTCCGACAACCTCACCCTGATCGCTTCCCACCAGCTCACGGACCAGGTGTCCCTGAGCGGCACGGTGCGGCGCCAGGAGGGCGAGGCCGACTACTGGCAGGCCTGGATCGACTTCCTCGGCACCGGCGTGCCGCGGATCCGCGACACCGGTCTGGCGACGCGCACCATCTACCGCAGCGACGCCTCGTCGGAGCAGACGGCGGCGGACGTGCGGGCGCGCTTCAGCTTCAAGACCGGGGCTCTGCAGCACGAGCTCTACATCGGGGCCGCCTATCAGGACGTGACCATCGACAACGCCCTGATCTTCCTGCGCGGGCAGGACGTCATCGATCCCTTCAACCCGACCTTCGACGGCGTCCCGGCGATCTTCTTCGATCCCGGGAATCTCAGCGATCCCAACCCTTCGACCACCGAGGACTCGGGTTTCTACTTCAGCGACCTGATCTCCGTCGACCGCTGGTTTTTCAACCTCGGGGCGCGCTACGACGAGGTCGAAACCGTCGCCGCCACCACCCAGACGGACGACGCCACCTCGCTCAGCGTCGGCGTCGGCTACAGCTTCGACAACGGCCTGACTCCCTACGCCAGCTACGCCGAGTCCTTCGAGCCGGTGATCGGCACCGACGGCTTCACCGGCAACCCCTTGAAGCCGCGCGAGGGGGAGCAGGTGGAGGTCGGCGTGAAGTACGACCTGGCGGGCGGCAACACCTATCTGGCGGTGGCCTACTTCGAAACCGAGGAGTCCAACCTGCCGAATCCGGCGGCCCTCATCGGCCAGCCCAACTCCCAGCAGGAGGGGATCGCGACGACGGAGGGCTTCGAGCTCGAGCTCTTGACCCAGCTCGGGCCGCTGACGATCGAAGGCAACCTGAGCCTGCTCGACACCGAAGACGCCAACGGCTTGCCCTTTCCTTCGATCGCCGAGGATCAGGTCTCGACCTGGATCCGCTATCGGCCTCGGTCGTCGTGGTGGAACGCCTTCAGCTTCGGCTTCGGGGCTCGCTACCTCGGTGAGCGCGAGAGCAACGGCTTCAGCTCGGTGCTCGGGCCGGTGCGAGTGGTGACCGACGAGACCGTGCTCCTCGATGCGCTGCTCGCCTACGACGCGGCGGACTGGCGCTTCACCCTCAACGCCCGCAATCTGACCGACGAGGATTACTACGGTACCTGCCTGGCGCGCGGCGACTGCTTCCCGGGCGCCGGCCGGTCGGTGGTCGGTCGCATCGGCTATCGCTTCTGA
- a CDS encoding FHA domain-containing protein: MNDIPNPVLRMIQNDEEVARLELAGDRHEWIVGRGESADLVVPHPSVGLHHARLFVAGGEVFIEDIGTSGGTFVGGRRIAGVTRLGDRERVLLGQADVAKPWWIELEDPAARLLTELGLPAAESSDPSPISAPAGANDGAAEPARAVMPPAAVAARPMVRRFDRRRAALGGLVAMVAFVLATWGLLTWLRPTSTAWRSVQVSPPIAEAEGDLILQSPDIYPSDALTVTLAGKATEVLDQRRGRLTLRVPELGRATSGIHDVPLVVRRNGGEIYQRMTRYSVRPRIRAVRPLRATVGELLTLTGSGFSEQVEEVRVRFGDRIVAAASSTPERIEVRVPVVTRSLEVRVPVEVVIGEWEAPAPSLVPVQPRQEAPLAFTFTAEFDPSRGAWRLDHPLGTALWIPGAAPAAGEAPATIERILERWDVVFQLAAEDPELEIAVRSRRDSLALVASAESFEAPLELARWGAGELVRLMSPERSDISAEMLCHWIAGVWNDFLEVFSRGRKLTPDDLVLPPYAVALNGLVEANLAAGGSGRPEDSDLEALDATPRRLLAEALLPVPRHVGSVAGEWLAELENVFLPEQDLRVEVILDLDQRGKRLSGRARLELRNATMDWQLPATRVSGRLIFGSPARVELDAWFGRPVGKVELSGVLGDGSFEGTFESGAVPAQWRARRLEAPAVPLAPSARTASLEASLQRRGG; encoded by the coding sequence ATGAACGACATTCCGAATCCGGTCCTGCGCATGATCCAGAACGACGAGGAGGTGGCTCGCCTCGAGCTCGCCGGGGATCGTCACGAGTGGATCGTTGGTCGCGGTGAAAGTGCCGATCTGGTGGTGCCTCACCCTTCCGTCGGGCTGCACCATGCGCGCCTGTTCGTCGCCGGCGGCGAGGTCTTCATCGAGGACATCGGCACTTCCGGCGGCACCTTCGTCGGCGGCCGCCGGATCGCCGGTGTCACCCGCCTGGGCGATCGCGAACGGGTGCTGCTCGGTCAGGCGGATGTCGCCAAGCCCTGGTGGATCGAGCTCGAGGATCCGGCCGCTCGGCTGCTCACGGAGCTCGGTTTGCCGGCGGCGGAGTCGTCCGATCCATCGCCGATCAGCGCGCCGGCGGGAGCGAACGATGGCGCTGCCGAGCCGGCGCGGGCCGTCATGCCACCGGCGGCCGTCGCGGCGCGGCCGATGGTGCGGCGCTTCGATCGTCGCCGAGCCGCCCTCGGAGGCCTGGTCGCGATGGTCGCCTTCGTCCTCGCCACCTGGGGCCTGCTCACCTGGCTGCGCCCGACCTCGACCGCCTGGCGCTCGGTCCAGGTGTCGCCGCCGATCGCCGAGGCGGAGGGCGATCTCATCCTGCAGAGTCCGGATATCTATCCCAGCGATGCCCTCACCGTGACCTTGGCCGGCAAGGCGACGGAGGTTCTCGACCAGCGACGCGGTCGCCTGACCTTGCGGGTGCCGGAGCTCGGCCGAGCCACCAGCGGCATCCACGACGTGCCGCTGGTGGTGCGGCGCAACGGCGGCGAGATCTATCAGCGCATGACCCGCTACTCGGTGCGACCGCGCATTCGCGCCGTTCGCCCACTGCGGGCCACCGTCGGCGAGCTGCTGACCCTCACCGGGAGCGGCTTCTCGGAGCAAGTGGAAGAGGTGCGAGTGCGCTTCGGGGACCGCATCGTCGCCGCCGCCAGCAGCACGCCGGAGCGCATCGAGGTGCGGGTGCCGGTGGTGACCCGCTCCCTCGAGGTGCGGGTGCCGGTGGAGGTGGTGATTGGCGAGTGGGAGGCGCCGGCGCCGAGCCTGGTGCCGGTGCAGCCGCGTCAGGAGGCCCCTCTCGCCTTCACCTTCACGGCCGAGTTCGATCCTTCCCGCGGCGCCTGGCGACTGGATCACCCTCTCGGCACGGCGTTGTGGATCCCGGGCGCGGCGCCGGCGGCGGGTGAGGCGCCGGCGACCATCGAGCGCATTCTCGAGCGTTGGGACGTCGTCTTCCAGCTGGCGGCGGAAGATCCGGAGCTGGAGATCGCCGTCCGCTCGCGCCGCGACAGCCTGGCCCTGGTGGCGAGCGCCGAGTCCTTCGAAGCCCCCCTCGAGCTCGCTCGCTGGGGCGCCGGAGAGCTGGTGCGCCTGATGAGTCCGGAACGCAGCGATATCAGCGCCGAGATGCTCTGCCACTGGATCGCCGGGGTGTGGAACGACTTCCTGGAAGTCTTCAGCCGTGGCCGCAAGCTGACCCCCGACGATCTGGTGCTGCCGCCCTACGCCGTCGCCCTCAACGGCCTGGTCGAGGCGAACCTCGCCGCCGGCGGCTCGGGGCGTCCCGAGGACAGCGATCTCGAGGCCCTCGACGCGACGCCGCGGCGGCTTCTGGCGGAGGCCTTGCTACCGGTCCCGAGGCACGTCGGCTCGGTGGCGGGGGAGTGGCTGGCGGAGCTCGAGAACGTCTTCCTGCCGGAGCAGGACCTGCGGGTGGAGGTCATCCTCGATCTCGATCAGCGCGGCAAGCGCCTCTCGGGTCGAGCCCGCCTGGAGCTGCGCAACGCCACCATGGACTGGCAGCTACCGGCGACACGGGTCTCCGGGCGGCTGATCTTCGGCAGTCCGGCGCGGGTCGAGCTCGACGCCTGGTTCGGCCGCCCGGTCGGCAAGGTCGAGCTCTCCGGCGTGCTCGGCGACGGCAGCTTCGAGGGCACCTTCGAGAGCGGCGCCGTGCCGGCCCAGTGGCGCGCCCGCAGGCTCGAGGCGCCGGCCGTGCCATTGGCTCCGTCGGCCCGCACGGCGTCCCTCGAAGCCAGCCTGCAAAGGCGCGGCGGCTGA
- a CDS encoding SLC13 family permease, with the protein MEPMTFAAVLLIVFLLAALSSFVFELLPVDVTALCLLAALLLSGLVPLDRAMLGFSNPGVLTIGGLFVISHALMRTGLIELVGERLSSRFKHQRWVGIGVLLVVVAVMSGFLNNTAVVAMTIPLAVDLSRRLQLSPSKVLMPLSFAAILGGTLTLIGTSTNLLVSTLIEESGEQPLGMFEFTPLGGLFLVAGLTYVLLLAPRFLPERARIESLTSDFEMADYLTELQVVEDSKVIGQTVQELRLSERFDVTLLAVIRDQQRFSENLRNLRFEAGDLLLVRAATSSLLRLRKETGVALLSDFKMSDEELLADRQVVVEALVARNSSLIGRTLQESDFRRSYGAFVLAIRRDAATLRKRLARIRLRFADTLLIITPKERLDELRRNDNLIVVSELNVQLRRERLWWLPLVLIPMVILLAAVNVLDLLTGVLAAVALLLAIGVISPQESYRAVDWKVVVFIAAFIPVGDAMLSTGLSDLLASAMLLPGSLFPAWLAPWVAVSFLYLLTSLMTETVTNSASAIVLTPVALSMAAELAIDPRGLIFAICFAASASFMTPTGYQTNMMVYGAGNYRFADYTRFGAPLNLLFWVAATFLIPLIFPFHP; encoded by the coding sequence ATCGAGCCGATGACCTTCGCCGCCGTCCTCCTCATCGTCTTCCTGCTCGCCGCTCTGTCGAGCTTCGTCTTCGAGCTGCTGCCGGTGGACGTCACCGCCCTCTGCCTGCTGGCGGCGCTCTTGCTGTCCGGCTTGGTGCCCCTCGACCGCGCGATGCTGGGCTTCTCGAATCCCGGCGTGTTGACCATCGGCGGTCTCTTCGTGATCAGCCACGCGCTGATGCGCACCGGCCTCATCGAGCTCGTCGGCGAGCGCCTGAGCAGCCGCTTCAAGCACCAGCGATGGGTCGGCATCGGAGTGCTGCTGGTGGTGGTGGCGGTGATGTCCGGTTTCCTCAACAACACCGCGGTGGTGGCCATGACCATTCCGCTGGCGGTGGATCTCAGCCGGCGCCTCCAGCTCAGCCCGAGCAAGGTGCTGATGCCGCTGTCCTTCGCCGCCATCCTGGGCGGCACCCTCACCCTCATCGGCACCTCGACCAATCTGCTGGTCAGCACCCTGATCGAGGAGTCCGGCGAGCAGCCCCTCGGGATGTTCGAGTTCACACCCCTGGGTGGCCTCTTCCTGGTCGCGGGCCTCACCTACGTGCTGCTTTTGGCGCCACGCTTCCTGCCGGAGCGAGCCCGCATCGAGTCCCTGACCTCGGACTTCGAGATGGCCGACTACCTCACCGAGCTGCAGGTGGTCGAGGACTCGAAGGTGATCGGCCAGACGGTCCAGGAGCTGCGCCTCAGCGAGCGCTTCGACGTCACCCTGCTGGCCGTCATCCGCGACCAGCAGCGATTCTCCGAGAACCTGCGCAACCTGCGCTTCGAGGCCGGCGACCTGCTGCTGGTGCGGGCCGCCACCTCCTCCCTGTTGCGCTTGCGCAAGGAGACCGGGGTCGCCTTGCTGAGCGACTTCAAGATGTCCGACGAAGAACTCCTCGCCGACCGCCAGGTGGTGGTCGAAGCGCTGGTGGCGCGCAACAGCAGCCTGATCGGACGCACCCTCCAGGAGTCCGACTTCCGCCGCAGCTACGGCGCCTTCGTGCTCGCCATCCGGCGCGACGCCGCCACCCTGCGCAAACGCCTGGCGCGCATCCGCCTGCGCTTTGCCGACACCCTGCTGATCATTACTCCCAAGGAGCGCCTCGACGAGCTGCGCCGCAACGACAACCTGATCGTGGTCTCGGAGCTCAACGTCCAGCTCCGCCGGGAGCGCCTGTGGTGGCTGCCGCTGGTGCTCATCCCGATGGTCATCCTGCTCGCCGCGGTCAATGTTCTCGATCTGTTGACGGGGGTTCTCGCCGCGGTCGCGCTGCTCCTCGCCATCGGCGTGATCAGCCCGCAGGAGAGCTACCGGGCCGTCGACTGGAAGGTGGTGGTCTTCATCGCCGCCTTCATCCCGGTCGGCGACGCCATGCTGAGCACCGGCCTTTCAGATCTCCTGGCCAGCGCCATGCTGCTGCCGGGCAGCCTGTTCCCGGCCTGGCTCGCCCCCTGGGTGGCGGTGTCCTTCCTCTACCTGCTGACCTCCTTGATGACCGAGACGGTGACCAACAGCGCCTCCGCCATCGTGCTCACTCCCGTAGCCCTGAGCATGGCGGCGGAGCTCGCCATCGACCCTCGGGGCCTGATCTTCGCCATCTGCTTCGCCGCCTCCGCCTCTTTCATGACCCCCACCGGCTACCAGACCAACATGATGGTCTACGGCGCCGGCAACTACCGCTTCGCCGACTACACCCGCTTCGGCGCGCCCTTGAACCTACTCTTCTGGGTCGCGGCGACCTTCCTGATTCCGCTGATCTTTCCGTTCCATCCCTAG
- a CDS encoding FHA domain-containing protein, with protein MKPDADPGGREIERWLGGPDADDQRLCYVHVRYPNGREASHGCRRRTLYVGRGAGNEVILRHPRVAPRHLMIRHLDAGFEVTDLGSPEGTWLNHERLVAHRSYLIYPEVTAGDWVLRLGPLELRLEEVLEGEVVEEAAPAPTPELAAFSSDDRCQRPGARAAGLEPWTLWAARGRPQDEPPDDAWPLPVRFDASTGAPGPPTVRLPVPLLLQGLAVATIFAALVFLLAVFLL; from the coding sequence TTGAAGCCTGATGCCGATCCCGGGGGGCGCGAGATCGAGCGCTGGCTCGGCGGACCGGATGCCGACGACCAGCGGCTTTGCTACGTTCACGTGCGCTACCCCAACGGCCGGGAAGCGAGCCACGGATGCCGGCGACGCACCCTCTACGTCGGCCGCGGCGCCGGCAACGAGGTGATCTTGCGCCATCCGCGAGTGGCCCCCCGGCATCTGATGATTCGCCACCTCGACGCCGGTTTCGAAGTCACCGATCTGGGCTCGCCGGAGGGCACCTGGCTGAACCACGAGCGGTTGGTGGCTCACCGGTCCTACCTCATCTACCCGGAGGTGACGGCCGGGGATTGGGTCCTGCGTCTGGGCCCCCTCGAGCTGCGCCTCGAAGAGGTCCTCGAGGGCGAGGTGGTCGAAGAGGCTGCGCCGGCTCCGACACCGGAGCTCGCCGCCTTCTCGTCCGACGATCGCTGTCAACGACCCGGAGCGCGGGCCGCCGGCCTCGAGCCGTGGACCCTGTGGGCGGCGCGCGGTCGTCCACAGGACGAGCCGCCGGATGACGCCTGGCCCCTGCCGGTGCGCTTCGATGCCTCGACCGGTGCCCCGGGGCCTCCGACGGTGCGGCTGCCGGTACCTCTCCTGCTCCAGGGCCTCGCCGTCGCCACCATCTTCGCCGCCCTCGTCTTCCTTCTCGCCGTCTTCCTACTGTGA
- the sctV gene encoding type III secretion system export apparatus subunit SctV, translated as MSLSIKLPPLDPRSLRGYLLEGNLNQVLTRYSDIFLALLVIAIVGILVVPMPAPVLDLFLAANITLAVVMLMISLYIPNAMALASFPSILLVATLFRLALNVSSTRLILLQGYAGEVIGAFGTFVVRGDYVVGFVVFLIITIIQFVVIAKGAERVSEVSARFTLDALPGKQMSIDADLRAGIIDIEEARRRRELLGRESQFYGAMDGAMKFVKGDAIAGILISLINIAAGLGIGILARDMTFAEAAKRFTLLTVGDGLVSQIPSLLIATAAGIITTRVASAPGEESSLGREIGVQILAQPRAIAISSGLLFVLALVPGLPVLPFLVLSLAAAGLAWGISRTRDKKDIEARRAEVMGSKEQDSEAAEKRLPMAVPVILETSTQITPLVDIEADGARFISELIPQMREWLFSDLGVIFPGVRVRGDADNLTENGYGVYVNEVPVANGVVHPDKVFVSGQLDQVAMLGIDGVHGPHPAGQGKGLWVSLADAERIPAGVGVRIQPDEYMALHLAQVLRKHVDELIGIQEVQNMLDLLEGQGYGALAQSVVPNLVSVQRLTDVLRRLLRENISIRNMRAILEALAEWASFESDPVYLTEYVRMNLKQYIAHRYAAGRSMMSVYLLDPRIEQAVRDGVQQSSSGSSLSLEPEVSRALLDAFGEAFGKSRGGSGNGGGSGQVVALTHMEVRYFIKRLLEFQYPHVAVLSFQELPPSLQIQPVGRVTLPEGSLLAAEEARLEA; from the coding sequence ATGAGCCTGTCGATCAAACTGCCCCCGCTGGATCCCCGCAGCCTGCGCGGCTACCTGCTCGAGGGCAACCTCAATCAGGTCCTGACCCGCTACAGCGACATCTTCCTGGCCCTGTTGGTGATCGCCATCGTCGGCATTCTGGTGGTGCCGATGCCGGCGCCGGTGCTCGATCTCTTCCTCGCCGCCAACATCACCCTGGCGGTGGTGATGTTGATGATCTCCCTCTACATCCCCAATGCCATGGCGCTGGCCTCTTTCCCCAGCATCCTGCTGGTGGCGACCCTCTTCCGCCTCGCCCTCAATGTCTCGTCGACGCGGCTGATTCTGCTGCAGGGCTACGCCGGCGAGGTCATCGGTGCCTTCGGCACCTTCGTGGTGCGCGGCGACTACGTGGTCGGGTTCGTGGTCTTCCTGATCATCACCATCATCCAGTTCGTGGTCATCGCCAAGGGCGCCGAACGGGTCTCCGAGGTCTCGGCGCGCTTCACCCTGGACGCCCTGCCGGGCAAGCAGATGTCGATCGACGCCGACCTGCGAGCCGGCATCATCGATATCGAGGAGGCGCGCCGCCGGCGCGAGCTGCTCGGCCGCGAGTCGCAGTTCTACGGCGCCATGGACGGAGCCATGAAGTTCGTCAAGGGCGACGCGATCGCCGGCATTCTGATCTCCTTGATCAATATCGCCGCCGGCCTCGGCATCGGCATCTTGGCCCGCGACATGACCTTCGCCGAGGCCGCCAAGCGCTTCACCTTGCTGACCGTCGGCGATGGCTTGGTGTCGCAGATCCCGTCGCTGCTGATCGCCACTGCCGCCGGCATCATCACCACCCGGGTGGCGTCGGCGCCGGGCGAGGAGTCCTCCCTCGGCCGCGAGATCGGCGTCCAGATTCTGGCCCAGCCGCGGGCGATCGCCATCTCGAGCGGCTTGCTCTTCGTTCTCGCCCTGGTTCCGGGGCTGCCGGTGCTGCCATTCCTGGTGCTCTCGCTGGCGGCCGCTGGCCTCGCCTGGGGGATCTCTCGCACCCGCGACAAGAAGGACATCGAGGCCCGCCGGGCGGAGGTCATGGGCTCGAAGGAGCAGGACTCGGAAGCCGCCGAGAAGCGCTTGCCGATGGCGGTGCCGGTGATTCTCGAGACCAGCACCCAGATCACTCCGCTGGTCGACATCGAGGCCGACGGGGCGCGCTTCATCTCGGAGCTCATTCCGCAGATGCGGGAGTGGCTGTTCTCCGATCTCGGGGTCATCTTCCCAGGCGTCCGGGTGCGCGGCGATGCCGACAATCTGACCGAGAACGGCTACGGCGTCTACGTCAACGAGGTGCCGGTGGCCAACGGCGTGGTGCATCCCGACAAGGTGTTCGTCTCGGGCCAGCTCGACCAGGTGGCGATGCTCGGCATCGACGGTGTCCACGGCCCCCATCCAGCGGGCCAGGGCAAGGGGCTGTGGGTCAGCCTGGCCGATGCCGAGCGCATTCCTGCCGGCGTCGGCGTGCGCATTCAGCCGGACGAGTACATGGCCCTCCACCTGGCCCAGGTGCTGCGCAAGCACGTCGACGAGCTGATCGGCATCCAAGAGGTGCAGAACATGCTCGATCTGCTCGAGGGTCAGGGCTACGGCGCCCTCGCCCAGAGCGTGGTGCCCAACCTGGTGTCGGTGCAGCGCCTGACGGACGTGCTGCGGCGCCTGCTGCGGGAGAACATCTCGATCCGCAACATGCGCGCCATCCTCGAGGCCCTGGCGGAGTGGGCGAGCTTCGAGAGCGACCCGGTGTACCTCACCGAGTACGTGCGCATGAATCTCAAGCAGTACATCGCCCACCGCTATGCCGCCGGACGCAGCATGATGTCCGTCTATCTGCTCGATCCGCGCATCGAGCAGGCGGTGCGCGACGGCGTTCAGCAGTCTTCCTCGGGCAGCTCCCTTTCCCTCGAGCCGGAGGTCAGCCGGGCTCTGCTCGACGCCTTCGGCGAGGCCTTCGGCAAGAGCCGCGGGGGGAGCGGCAACGGCGGCGGTAGCGGCCAGGTGGTGGCCTTGACCCACATGGAGGTGCGCTACTTCATCAAGCGCCTGCTCGAGTTCCAGTACCCCCACGTCGCGGTGCTGTCCTTCCAGGAGCTGCCGCCCAGCCTCCAGATCCAGCCGGTGGGCCGGGTGACCTTGCCGGAGGGCTCGTTGCTGGCCGCCGAGGAGGCTCGCCTTGAAGCCTGA